A part of Aegilops tauschii subsp. strangulata cultivar AL8/78 chromosome 2, Aet v6.0, whole genome shotgun sequence genomic DNA contains:
- the LOC109758074 gene encoding isoleucine--tRNA ligase, chloroplastic/mitochondrial isoform X3, with the protein MDKATSDALTPIKLRQKAAKFAKATVNAQMNSFKRIGIWADWDNPYLTLSPEYEAAQLEVFGQMVMRGYIYRGRKPVHWSPSSRTALAEAELEYSENHVSKSIYAAFKITSPSNSGLLDEFLPNVCLAIWTTTPWTIPANAVVAVNPELSYAVVELQSLLESESTSGGKQRKLGSILSSGNEKPFIIVASDLVSVLESKWGVKLVIRKSFPGSVLEYCRYLHPVNGNECSVVIGGDYITTESGTGLVHTAPGHGQEDYLTGLKYGLPIVSPVDDEGNFTAEAGQFSGLSVLGAGNAAVVKYLDEHVSLILEEPYKHKYPYDWRSKEPTIFRATEQWFASVDGFRDAALDAIKRVTWVPSQGENRIVNMISGRSDWCISRQRTWGVPIPVFYHVDTQEPLITEKTIEHIKGIVSEKGSDAWWYMPTEELLPEKYRDKASEYRKGTDTMDVWFDSGSSWAAVSAKRDGLNFPADVYLEGSDQHRGWFQSSLLTSIATTGKAPYSSVITHGFVLDEEGFKMSKSVGNVVDPEKVIVGGKNSKEEPPYGADVLRLWVSSVDYTGDVLIGSQILRQMSDMYRKLRGTMRFLLANLHDWKPENSVPYSDLPKIDQYALFQLENVVASMKDGYDNYQFYKIYQTLQRFAIVGLSNFYFDVAKDRLYVGGRVSYTRKSCQTVLAAHLLYLVRAIAPIMPHLAEDIWQNLPFQHTLEDGSVAKFAFDLKWPDKNEEWRSVQKDDVDFLGVILELRSEVNKILESARTGKLIGASLDAKVYLHAENPDTVSKLKELASATNDADALHRLFITSQVEILPSLSEETKLGVSYAGKFSDPRTGEIWIGATRADGVKCERCWVYTKDVGSFLDHPTLCSRCHGVIDLQPQASPATAAAAVA; encoded by the exons ATGGACAAAGCAACATCGGATGCTCTAACACCTATAAAATTAAGGCAAAAGGCTGCAAAATTTGCTAAAGCGACCGTTAATGCACAAATGAATTCTTTCAAG CGGATCGGGATATGGGCAGATTGGGACAACCCTTACCTAACTCTGTCGCCAGAATATGAAGCTGCTCAG TTGGAAGTGTTTGGTCAAATGGTTATGAGAGGATATATCTATAGAGGACGAAAGCCTGTCCATTGGAGTCCATCCTCACGTACCGCTTTAGCAGAAGCTGAGTTGGAG TATTCGGAAAATCACGTTTCCAAAAGCATATATGCTGCATTCAAGATTACCAGCCCGTCTAACTCTGGGTTGCTAGATGAATTTCTCCCTAATGTTTGCTTAGCCATATGGACCACTACTCCATGGACAATTCCTGCTAATGCTG TTGTTGCTGTGAACCCTGAGCTTAGTTATGCAGTAGTGGAGCTCCAGTCTCTACTGGAAAGTGAGTCAACATCTGGAGGAAAGCAACGAAAACTTGGGAGTATTTTGAGCTCTGGGAATGAGAAACCATTTATCATCGTGGCTTCTGATCTTGTCTCAGTTCTAGAGTCCAAATGGGGTGTGAAGCTTGTAATCCGGAAGTCATTTCCTGGTTCAGTCTTGGAATACTGCAG ATACCTACATCCTGTGAATGGCAATGAATGTTCTGTTGTTATTGGAGGAGATTACATAACAACTGAATCTGGAACTGGCCTTGTTCACACTGCCCCTGGCCATGGTCAGGAAGACTACCTAACAGGTCTGAAGTATGGTCTTCCTATTGTTTCTCCCGTGGATGATGAAGGGAACTTCACTGCTGAAGCTGGACAATTTAGTGGTTTATCTGTCCTGGGAGCTGGTAATGCTGCAGTTGTGAAGTATCTGGACGAACATGTTTCACTTATCTTAGAAGAGCCCTACA AACACAAGTACCCCTATGACTGGAGATCGAAAGAACCAACCATATTCCGAGCAACTGAACAGTGGTTTGCCTCTGTGGATGGTTTTCGGGATGCTGCACTGGATGCAATCAAGCGAGTAACTTGGGTTCCTTCTCAG GGTGAAAACAGGATTGTTAACATGATCTCTGGCCGTTCTGACTGGTGCATTTCCCGGCAGAGAACATGGGGAGTTCCCATTCCTGTTTTTTATCATGTAGACACACAAGAACCTCTTATAACCGAAAAAACGATTGAACATATCAAGG GTATAGTGTCAGAAAAAGGCAGTGATGCCTGGTGGTATATGCCAACTGAGGAACTTCTTCCAGAGAAATATCGTGACAAAGCATCTGAGTATCGCAAGGGCACTGATACAATGGATGTTTGGTTCGACTCTG GCTCCTCATGGGCTGCTGTTTCAGCAAAACGAGATGGCCTTAATTTCCCTGCAGATGTATACCTTGAAGGTTCAGACCAACATCGTGGATGGTTTCAGAGTTCATTGTTAACCAGCATCGCTACTACAG GAAAGGCTCCATATTCCAGTGTTATTACCCACGGTTTCGTATTGGACGAAGAAGGTTTCAAAATGAGCAAATCTGTTGGTAATGTGGTGGATCCTGAGAAAGTGATTGTTGGTGGGAAAAATTCTAAG GAAGAGCCTCCTTATGGAGCAGATGTTCTCCGTCTATGGGTTTCTAGTGTAGATTACACTGGAGATGTGTTGATTGGTTCACAAATCTTACGCCAGATGTCTGACATGTATAGGAAACTACGAGGCACAATGCGTTTTCTGTTAGCAAATCTCCATGATTGGAAA CCGGAGAATTCTGTGCCCTACAGTGATCTGCCGAAAATTGACCAGTATGCACTTTTCCAACTGGAAAATGTCGTGGCGTCCATGAAGGATGGTTATGATAATTACCAGTTCTATAAAATATATCAG ACCCTTCAGAGATTCGCCATCGTTGGTTTGTCCAATTTCTATTTTGATGTTGCAAAAGACCGACTTTATGTTGG TGGCCGAGTTAGCTACACGAGGAAAAGCTGCCAGACAGTACTTGCTGCACATCTACTCTACCTTGTTAGGGCCATTGCTCCGATTATGCCACACTTAGCAGAGGATATCTGGCAGAACTTGCCCTTTCAACACACCTTGGAAGATGGATCTGTTGCCAAGTTTGCTTTTGATCTAAAATGGCCAGATAAGAATGAAGAATGGCGCTCAGTTCAAAAGGATGATGTTGATTTTCTGGGTGTTATCCTGGAG TTGAGATCAGAGGTGAACAAGATTTTGGAGAGCGCTAGAACAGGGAAGCTGATAGGCGCTAGTTTGGATGCAAAGGTTTATCTCCATGCTGAAAATCCTGATACGGTATCCAAACTGAAGGAGCTGGCTTCTGCAACCAATGATGCAGATGCTCTTCATCGCCTATTTATCACGTCTCAG GTGGAGATTCTCCCATCCCTGAGCGAAGAAACCAAATTGGGTGTGTCCTATGCGGGAAAGTTCAGCGACCCACGCACGGGAGAGATCTGGATCGGTGCGACTCGTGCGGATGGCGTGAAATGCGAGCGCTGCTGGGTTTACACCAAGGACGTTGGGTCGTTCCTTGACCATCCTACGCTATGCTCGCGGTGC